The sequence GGCAGTGGTCACCGGCCGTGGCGTCACCGGCAGTGGTCACCGGCAGTGGTCACCGGCCGTGGCGTCACCGGGTCATGTAGACGCTGTCCATGAAGTCGACGATCTGCTGGTCCGTCAGCCGCTGGCCCTCGCGGTGGCCCATCGCGAGGTCGGCCTCGCTGATCATGCCGACCAGCCGGTCGCCGTCGATGACCGGGATGCGGCGGATCTGGTGCTGCTCCATCTTGTGCAGCACCGCGTCCATGCTGTCGTCCGCGTGGACGCAGTGCAGGTGGCCGGCCAGCTCCATGGCCTTCATCGCCGCCGGGTCCCGCCCCTCGGCGATGCACCGGACGATGATGTCGCGGTCGGTGATGATGCCCTTGAGCTTCTGGTCCGCGCCGCAGATCGGGAGGGCGCCGACGTTCATGTCGCGCATCATCCTGGCGGCATCGGCGAGGCTCTGGTCGGCGGCGACGCACTGGGCGCCGGCGTGCATGATGTCTCGGGCAGTAGTCACGGGGACTCCTCCTCAGGCGTCTCCCCCGAGCACCGGGTGTTCCGGTGCGCCCACCCTACGCACGGGTGCCGGGGGTCCGCGAGCGCATCCGGGGCGGCCGTTGCCGAGTGTGGCCGGGAGGCCGTCACCGGGCACGGCGGGGAGGCGGTCGCCGGGCACGGCAGGGCGGCGGTCGCCGGGCGTCGCCGGGGCTCCGGCGGGACGATACTGGGGGCGTGACGGAGGAGTTCACCGGAGCGCCCGGTCCGGTACGGGCGGCGGACCGGACAGCGGTGACAGCCGCCCCCGACCCGGTCGACGAGGCGGTCCGGGCACGGCCCGCGACCGCTCTGCGCCCCTATGTGGCCTGGTACTCGGGCTACCGCCAACGGGGTCTGCCGCCCGCCCTGCACCGGGGCCTGCCGTCCCCGTACCTGACCTTCATCGTGACCCTGGACGAACCGCTCACCATGGCGGGCCACCCCGACCCGGCACAGCCGCCCGGCAGCTTCGCCACCCTGCTCGGCGGGCTGCACACGGCCCCGGCGCTGATCAGCCACGACGGCCGGCAGTCCGGCATCCAGGTCGCCGTCCACCCGCTGGCGGCGCGGGCACTGTTCGGGCTGCCGGCCGGGGAGCTCGCCGAGCTGGACGTCCCTGCGGAGGCGGTGCTCGGCGCGGTCGCCGAGCGGCTCCAGGAGGCCGTGCGGGAGGCCCGGACCTGGCCGGAGCGGTTCGCGGCGCTCGACGGCGCGCTGCTGCGTCTCGCGCACCCCTCCGGCCGGGTGCAGCCCGAGGTGCTGCGCGCCTGGGACGCGCTGCGGCGCAGCGGTGGGGCGCTGCCGGTGGCCGCGCTCGCCCAGGAGACCGGCTGGAGCGGCCGCCATCTGCTGGACCGGTTCCGCCGCGAGACCGGGCTCACTCCGAAGGCCGCCGCGCGGGTGATCCGGTTCGACCGGGCCCGGCGGCTGTTGGCCGCGCCCGGTCCGGCGCCACGGCTGGCGGAGCTCGCGGTGCGCTGCGGGTACTTCGACCAGGCTCATCTGGCCCGGGAGTTCCGTGCGCTCGCGGGGTGCGCGCCGACGGTCTGGCTCGCCGAGGAGGGGCCGGACGCGGCGAGGTTCCGAAACGTCCAAGGCGGGGCGGCCGGGCCCGGGCCAGAGTGGGAGGCATGACGGCGGACCGGCCCCATCCGGGCGGGTCGCCCCGAACCGAGGAGGTACCGGCCATGGACACCGACGGCGCGAACAGCGGTGGCACCGGCGCGGGGACGGCACCCGCCCCGCAGGTCTGGCCCAGTCTGCGGGCCCGCGACGCCCGGGCGCTGATCCGCTTCCTGGTGGAGGCCTTCGGCTTCGAGGAGGTCGTCGCCTACGGCGAGGGCGAGTTCGTGGCCCATGCCGAACTGGCGTGGCCGGAGGGCGGCGGGATCATGCTGGGCTCCGACCGGCCGGCCCCCGAGGACGGCGAGCCCTGGCCCGGCGGCCCCGGGACCTTCTCCGCCTACGTGGTCACGGCGGACCCGGACGCCCTGCACACGCGGGCGGCCGCCGCCGGGGCCCGGATCACCACCGCGCCGTACGACACCGACTACGGCTCGCGCGACTTCGCCGCCGCCGACCCGGAGGGCAACCACTGGTACTTCGGCAGCTACCCGGGTGCTCCGCGCCCCTCGGCGGGCTGAGCGGTGCGGTCAGCCGACCGGCCGGCGCAGGCCGACGGCGGGGCGGGCGCGGCGCAGGCCGACGGCGGGGCGGGCGCGGCGCAGGCCGACGGCGGGGCGGGCGCGGCGCAGGCCGACGGCGGGGCGGGCCCGGTTCCCGCCGGAGACGACCGGCCCGCCCCGGTTCCCGCCGGCGACGCGGCGGCCGTCGACGACGCGGCGGCCGTCCAGCGGCTGCGGGCCGTCTGCCTGGCCCTGCCGGAGGTCGACGAGCGGGTCAGCCACGGCGAGCCGACCTGGTTCGCCGGCCCCGGCCGCCGAGCGCGGGTGTTCGTGATGCTCGCCGACCACCACCACGACGACCGGCTGGCGTTCTGGTGCCCGGCGGCCGCCGGCGCGCAGGAGTTCCTGGTCGCCGAGGAGCCGGAGCTGTTCTTCCGCCCGCCGTACGTCGGCCACCGGGGCTGGGTGGGCGTCCGTCTCGACGTCCCCCCGGTGGACTGGGAGCGGGTCGAGGACCTGGTCGCGGACGCGCACGCCCTGGTGACCGGCCGGGGCGCCGGGCGGCGGCCCCGATCCGTCGACGCCCCGCCGTCTTGACAGAATTTTTAGGTCAGGTGACCTAGTTTTTGCGCATGACCACTTCGAACAACACCCCGGCCCCCGGCACCGACAGCCCGGACCTCCTCACGCTCGACCCCCACGGACCGGTCCTCCTGGTCGGCGGCTACGGGACGGTCGGCGGCGAACTCGCCCGGATGGTCGCGGCCGAGCGCCCCGTCCTGCTCACCGGCCGGTCGGAGGAGCGCGGCGCGGCCCTCGTCCGCGAGCTCGGCGGCGCCCCGCACGCCGCCGTCCGCCGCTGGGACCTCGCCGACCCCGCCCCCTTCACCGCGGCGGTGAGCGCCGTCGTCGGCGTCGTCAACGACCCCGACGACCGGGTGCTCCGGGCGGCCGCCCGCGCCGGTGTCCCGTACGTGGACGTCACCCGCTGGACCGTCCGGCTCCAGCGCGCCGCCACCGTCGCCGCCCTGCTGCGCCCCACCGCGCCGGTGCTGCTCTCCTCGGCCTGGATGGGCGGCGTGGTCGGTCTCGTCGCGGCCGCGCTGGCCGAACGCCTCGGCGGGGCGGACCGGGTCGAGACCTCGATCCGCTGGGACCTCGCCGACCGGGCCGGCGCGGACTCCGTCGAGTTCATGGACCGGCTCGGGCTGGACTACGAGGTGATCAGCGCGGGCCGGCGCCGTACCGTCGCCCCGCTGACCGAGGCGCGCACCGTCCGGATCGGCGACCACCCCACCCGGGTCGCCCGGATCGACACGCCCGAACAGTTCACCCTGCCGCTCACCCTCGGCACCACCACGGCCACCACCCGGATCGGCTTCAGCTCCGACCTCAGCACCCGGGCCCTGCTGGCCGCCAAGCACACCGGCTTCTTCCGCTGGGGCCGGGGCGACCGCTGGCAGTCCGCCCGCCGCGCCCTGCTGTACTCCCCCGGCGAGGGCGGCACCGCGCTGCTGCGCGTCGACGTCCGGCACGCCGGCCGCACCCTCGGCGCGGTCGTCGAGGACCGCGCCGGCCAGGCCCACCTCACCGCCGTCGGCGGCCTGCTCGCCCTCCGCCGCATCCTTGGCTCGGACGGCGCGGCGGCGGCACCGGCCGGCGTCTCCTTCCCCGAGCAGACACCGCACCCGGCCCGGGTGGTGGCCGACCTCGCCGCCCTGGGGGTCGCGGTCGACATCAGCCCCGCGCCCGGCTTGGATGCTGCTGCATGAGCACCGCACCCGACCCGGCCCCCGCCCCGACGGCGGACGACGCTCCGTCGCCGCCCTCCGACCCGTCGCCTTCCCCCGGGGGCG comes from Streptomyces sp. TLI_053 and encodes:
- a CDS encoding CBS domain-containing protein gives rise to the protein MTTARDIMHAGAQCVAADQSLADAARMMRDMNVGALPICGADQKLKGIITDRDIIVRCIAEGRDPAAMKAMELAGHLHCVHADDSMDAVLHKMEQHQIRRIPVIDGDRLVGMISEADLAMGHREGQRLTDQQIVDFMDSVYMTR
- a CDS encoding helix-turn-helix domain-containing protein, yielding MTEEFTGAPGPVRAADRTAVTAAPDPVDEAVRARPATALRPYVAWYSGYRQRGLPPALHRGLPSPYLTFIVTLDEPLTMAGHPDPAQPPGSFATLLGGLHTAPALISHDGRQSGIQVAVHPLAARALFGLPAGELAELDVPAEAVLGAVAERLQEAVREARTWPERFAALDGALLRLAHPSGRVQPEVLRAWDALRRSGGALPVAALAQETGWSGRHLLDRFRRETGLTPKAAARVIRFDRARRLLAAPGPAPRLAELAVRCGYFDQAHLAREFRALAGCAPTVWLAEEGPDAARFRNVQGGAAGPGPEWEA
- a CDS encoding VOC family protein, coding for MDTDGANSGGTGAGTAPAPQVWPSLRARDARALIRFLVEAFGFEEVVAYGEGEFVAHAELAWPEGGGIMLGSDRPAPEDGEPWPGGPGTFSAYVVTADPDALHTRAAAAGARITTAPYDTDYGSRDFAAADPEGNHWYFGSYPGAPRPSAG
- a CDS encoding MmcQ/YjbR family DNA-binding protein, whose translation is MRSADRPAQADGGAGAAQADGGAGAAQADGGAGAAQADGGAGPVPAGDDRPAPVPAGDAAAVDDAAAVQRLRAVCLALPEVDERVSHGEPTWFAGPGRRARVFVMLADHHHDDRLAFWCPAAAGAQEFLVAEEPELFFRPPYVGHRGWVGVRLDVPPVDWERVEDLVADAHALVTGRGAGRRPRSVDAPPS
- a CDS encoding saccharopine dehydrogenase yields the protein MTTSNNTPAPGTDSPDLLTLDPHGPVLLVGGYGTVGGELARMVAAERPVLLTGRSEERGAALVRELGGAPHAAVRRWDLADPAPFTAAVSAVVGVVNDPDDRVLRAAARAGVPYVDVTRWTVRLQRAATVAALLRPTAPVLLSSAWMGGVVGLVAAALAERLGGADRVETSIRWDLADRAGADSVEFMDRLGLDYEVISAGRRRTVAPLTEARTVRIGDHPTRVARIDTPEQFTLPLTLGTTTATTRIGFSSDLSTRALLAAKHTGFFRWGRGDRWQSARRALLYSPGEGGTALLRVDVRHAGRTLGAVVEDRAGQAHLTAVGGLLALRRILGSDGAAAAPAGVSFPEQTPHPARVVADLAALGVAVDISPAPGLDAAA